A genomic segment from Nocardia cyriacigeorgica GUH-2 encodes:
- a CDS encoding HAMP domain-containing sensor histidine kinase has protein sequence MSGPGRWHRLAGRVADTLPRPLDRVRSIKLKLAVLMLCSGGVAFGYFRWQIGWLPPRTTLAATAIALLTSQVLAHGITRPLREMTAAAKRMAHGDYSRRVRASSRDEVGELAEAFNQMAADLAAADRQRRELIANVSHELRTPVTALNALLENLVDGVSEPDPRTLRTALAQTERLGLLVTELLDLSSIEAGALPLDRERFAIEPLLAEVVAEAEVTTAALGRGVRFRTDVRPGGTCVFADRARLHQVLLNLLDNAARHGPAGGEVRIEVSGEPDRVIIDVGDDGPGIPTAERAHIFDRFTRGGRADGGGTGLGLAIARWVVDLHGGTIAVADPGSRIRVVLPGH, from the coding sequence ATGAGTGGCCCGGGCCGCTGGCACCGGCTGGCCGGTCGGGTCGCCGACACGCTGCCGCGGCCGCTGGATCGAGTGCGTTCGATCAAACTCAAGCTCGCGGTGCTGATGCTGTGCTCGGGTGGCGTCGCGTTCGGATACTTCCGCTGGCAGATCGGCTGGCTCCCGCCGCGCACCACCCTCGCCGCCACCGCGATCGCCTTGCTCACCTCGCAGGTGCTCGCCCACGGCATCACCAGGCCGTTGCGGGAGATGACCGCGGCTGCCAAACGGATGGCGCACGGCGACTACAGCCGCCGGGTGCGGGCCAGCTCCCGCGACGAGGTGGGTGAGCTGGCCGAGGCGTTCAACCAGATGGCGGCGGACCTGGCGGCTGCCGACCGGCAGCGCCGCGAGCTGATCGCCAACGTCTCCCATGAACTGCGCACGCCCGTGACGGCGTTGAACGCGTTGCTGGAAAACCTGGTCGACGGTGTGTCCGAACCGGATCCGCGAACCCTGCGCACAGCGCTGGCACAGACCGAACGACTCGGCCTGCTGGTGACCGAACTGCTCGACCTGTCCAGCATCGAAGCCGGCGCGCTGCCGCTGGACCGGGAACGGTTCGCGATCGAACCCCTGCTGGCCGAGGTCGTCGCCGAAGCCGAGGTCACCACCGCCGCACTCGGGCGCGGGGTGCGGTTCCGGACCGACGTGCGGCCCGGCGGGACGTGCGTATTCGCCGACCGTGCACGGTTGCATCAGGTGCTGCTCAACCTGCTCGACAATGCCGCGCGGCACGGCCCGGCCGGCGGTGAGGTGCGCATCGAGGTGAGCGGCGAGCCGGACCGCGTGATCATCGACGTCGGCGACGACGGCCCCGGCATCCCGACCGCCGAACGCGCCCACATCTTCGACCGATTCACCCGCGGCGGCCGCGCCGACGGCGGCGGCACCGGCCTCGGCCTCGCCATCGCCCGCTGGGTCGTCGACCTGCACGGCGGCACCATCGCCGTCGCCGACCCCGGCTCCCGCATCCGCGTCGTCCTACCCGGCCACTGA
- a CDS encoding DUF4153 domain-containing protein, which produces MAQPSGLLTAAAVSGVGAATLIPTDRPGIGWLLAAGVVVAAIAIVVRRSHRNSREASAPAPLSLGSGHLWWTVLAAALLAVGAVRAAGWLFTLCVLAAAAAASLAAVGPRSVFGLRYDLFAIPVEAVRSLPWVYAGARRIEGPGRERGMRLAGSVAATAVLLAVFVPLLGSADATFAHLIESLVPAVDSAAVAQWILMFVFAALGTVGALYVIAGPPRRAPDHAPESGRRLRRTEWALPVAALTVLFTVFVAGQFVAMFGGDDYVQRTAGLTYAEYARSGFWQLSTVTILTLAVIAVVLRWAARDSAADRAWLRVLLSAVTVLSLIIVASALSRMWTYQQAYGFTVLRLLVLTCELWIGTVYLLVLVAVLRLRHRRLGRAAVGTAMVTLLALAILDPERFIADKNIDRWQHGHDLDIGYLSGLSADIVPATDRLPAELRAVIADPIRDRLPDDTWHSWNYSRAAAR; this is translated from the coding sequence GTGGCTCAGCCGTCGGGATTGCTGACCGCGGCGGCGGTTTCGGGTGTCGGCGCTGCGACGCTGATCCCGACGGATCGGCCGGGGATCGGCTGGCTGTTGGCCGCCGGTGTCGTTGTCGCGGCGATCGCGATTGTTGTTCGCCGGTCACATCGGAACAGCCGCGAGGCTTCGGCGCCGGCACCGTTGTCGCTGGGTAGCGGCCACCTCTGGTGGACGGTGCTCGCTGCGGCGCTGCTGGCGGTCGGTGCGGTGCGGGCGGCCGGATGGTTGTTCACGCTCTGTGTGCTGGCGGCGGCTGCGGCGGCGTCGCTGGCGGCGGTGGGGCCGCGGTCGGTGTTCGGGTTGCGCTACGACCTGTTCGCGATCCCGGTCGAGGCGGTGCGAAGCCTGCCGTGGGTGTATGCGGGCGCCCGGCGCATCGAGGGGCCGGGGCGGGAACGGGGGATGCGGCTGGCCGGTTCGGTTGCCGCGACCGCGGTGTTGCTCGCGGTGTTCGTCCCGCTGCTGGGCAGTGCGGACGCGACGTTCGCGCACCTGATCGAAAGTCTCGTTCCGGCTGTCGATTCGGCCGCTGTGGCGCAGTGGATCCTGATGTTCGTCTTCGCCGCGCTCGGCACGGTCGGCGCGCTCTACGTCATCGCCGGTCCGCCGCGCCGCGCACCGGACCACGCACCGGAATCCGGGCGACGCCTGCGCCGCACCGAATGGGCGCTGCCGGTGGCCGCGCTGACCGTCCTGTTCACCGTCTTCGTGGCCGGGCAGTTCGTCGCCATGTTCGGCGGCGACGACTACGTCCAGCGCACCGCGGGACTCACCTACGCCGAGTACGCGCGCAGCGGGTTCTGGCAGCTGTCCACCGTCACCATTCTCACCCTCGCCGTGATCGCCGTCGTATTGCGCTGGGCCGCACGCGATTCCGCAGCGGACCGCGCCTGGCTGCGAGTGCTGCTCTCGGCGGTGACGGTGCTGTCGCTGATCATCGTGGCCTCGGCGCTGAGCCGGATGTGGACCTATCAGCAAGCCTACGGCTTCACCGTGTTGCGGCTGCTGGTGCTGACTTGTGAGCTGTGGATCGGCACCGTCTACCTGCTGGTCCTGGTCGCGGTGCTGCGGCTGCGGCACCGGCGGCTGGGCCGCGCGGCGGTGGGCACCGCGATGGTGACGCTGCTGGCGCTGGCGATCCTCGATCCGGAACGTTTCATCGCGGACAAGAACATCGACCGCTGGCAGCACGGCCACGACCTCGACATCGGCTATCTCAGCGGGCTCTCCGCCGATATCGTCCCCGCCACCGACCGCCTCCCCGCCGAGTTGCGCGCCGTCATCGCCGATCCGATCCGCGACCGTCTGCCCGACGACACCTGGCACAGCTGGAACTACTCGCGGGCAGCGGCGCGGTGA
- a CDS encoding response regulator transcription factor, with amino-acid sequence MEHSAARRILVVDDEITIAESVGARLRAEGFVVELAHDGPAAVAAAEAHRPDLVVLDVMLPGFDGLEVCRRIQAAHAVPVLMLTARTEETDQLVGLGVGADDYLTKPFSLRILTARVHALLRRVERCAEGDGAALVVGDLRIDLDERRVWRAGVETQLTPLEFDLLARLARRPRAVLARERLLEEVWDWADAAGSRAVDSHIKALRRKLGADLIRTVHGVGYALEAR; translated from the coding sequence ATGGAGCACAGTGCGGCGCGCAGGATCCTGGTGGTCGATGACGAGATCACCATTGCCGAGTCGGTGGGCGCCCGGTTGCGGGCCGAAGGGTTCGTCGTCGAACTCGCCCACGACGGGCCTGCCGCCGTCGCCGCTGCCGAAGCGCACCGGCCGGATCTGGTCGTGCTCGATGTGATGCTGCCCGGGTTCGACGGCCTCGAGGTGTGCCGGCGCATCCAGGCCGCCCACGCGGTGCCGGTGCTCATGCTCACCGCGCGCACCGAGGAAACCGACCAGCTGGTCGGCCTCGGGGTCGGTGCCGACGACTACCTCACCAAACCGTTCTCGCTGCGCATTCTCACCGCCCGCGTGCACGCGCTGCTGCGGCGGGTGGAGCGGTGCGCCGAGGGCGACGGCGCCGCGCTCGTCGTCGGCGATCTGCGCATCGATCTCGATGAGCGCCGGGTCTGGCGGGCCGGTGTGGAAACCCAGCTGACGCCGCTGGAATTCGACCTGCTGGCCCGGCTGGCGCGCCGCCCGCGCGCCGTGCTCGCCCGGGAGCGGCTGCTGGAAGAAGTGTGGGATTGGGCCGATGCGGCGGGCAGTCGCGCCGTCGACAGCCACATCAAGGCGCTGCGCCGCAAGCTGGGCGCCGACCTCATCCGCACCGTGCACGGTGTCGGCTACGCGCTCGAGGCGCGATGA